In the Tetrapisispora phaffii CBS 4417 chromosome 7, complete genome genome, one interval contains:
- the TPHA0G02530 gene encoding D-hexose-6-phosphate mutarotase (similar to Saccharomyces cerevisiae YMR099C; ancestral locus Anc_2.456) produces MASIKETSSIVTLTHPDNKETSVTILKYGATVYSWKREGVEQLWLSSAAKLDGSKPVRGGIPLVFPAFGKNTTDKYLKDLPQHGFARNSNWTFKGIVRSYPPTVQFELNEGNANRELIKAWPYKFTILYNIELGYDHLKTSVDIRNESDVPFDFNWLFHTYYNIQDSIENVYVHGLENQATHDNITGKAAVEKNAEVIIDREVDRRYLNVDVKENITILNKKTNQLVHGLIRENLSDAVVWNPWIKKSAGMGDFEPKDGYKNMLCVEPGHIHDLVTLRAKQKWSASQYMY; encoded by the coding sequence ATGGCTAGTATTAAAGAAACTTCAAGTATCGTCACATTAACTCATCCTGACAACAAGGAAACGTCCGTaacaattttgaaatatggTGCCACCGTGTACTCCTGGAAAAGGGAAGGTGTTGAACAATTATGGTTATCATCTGCTGCTAAACTGGATGGTTCAAAGCCTGTTAGAGGTGGTATCCCATTGGTGTTCCCTGCTTTTGGAAAAAATACAACTGATAAATACTTAAAGGATTTACCACAACATGGTTTTGCAAGAAATTCAAACTGGACTTTCAAGGGTATAGTTAGATCCTATCCACCAACTGTCCAGTTCGAATTGAATGAAGGAAACGCAAATCGAGAATTAATTAAAGCTTGGCCATATAAGTTCACCATTCTTTACAATATCGAGTTAGGTTACGATCATTTGAAAACAAGTGTCGATATTAGGAATGAATCGGATGTTCCATTCGATTTCAATTGGTTATTCCACACTTATTACAACATCCAGGACTCTATTGAGAATGTCTATGTACATGGTTTAGAAAACCAAGCCACTCACGATAACATCACAGGTAAAGCTGCCGTCGAAAAAAATGCTGAAGTTATTATTGACAGAGAGGTTGATAGaagatatttaaatgttgATGTCAAAGAAAACATTACTATTTTGAATAAGAAAACTAACCAGTTAGTCCACGGTTTAATCAGGGAAAACCTGTCAGATGCCGTTGTTTGGAATCCATGGATCAAGAAATCTGCCGGTATGGGTGATTTCGAACCAAAAGATGGATACAAAAACATGCTCTGTGTCGAACCTGGTCATATCCACGATTTAGTCACCTTAAGAgcaaaacaaaaatggTCTGCTTCTCAATATATGTATTGA
- the VPH2 gene encoding Vph2p (similar to Saccharomyces cerevisiae VPH2 (YKL119C); ancestral locus Anc_2.453): MFDIKLNTNIRNFLVSITSSSNNIEITEIIEQDYISIDALKDIYKSNKSTQPKISLKELLTPLEFQIKEKHVRGSHYTDEFKKQLNYLKLKNEEDDYQNMIKKSNLQSKAYDDDYISPAQMNKQIKEQVTTVFNIIISVLSVIAAIWYWTKSSMVVSPEYRILLCLFFGILVLVAEVVVYNSYLNKIETAKTTERAKKEKISVIERIVI, from the coding sequence ATgtttgatattaaattgaATACGAATATAAGAAATTTTCTGGTGTCAATCACAAGCTCaagtaataatatagaGATCACTGAAATCATTGAACAAGATTACATTTCTATCGATGCATTGAAGGATATATACAAGtctaataaatcaacaCAACCAAAAATATCTCTAAAAGAATTACTAACCCCACTAGAGTTTCAAATCAAGGAAAAACATGTACGAGGAAGTCATTATACCGATGAGTTTaagaaacaattgaattacttgaagttaaaaaatgaagaagatgattaCCAAAATATGATAAAGAAGAGCAATCTGCAATCAAAAGCATATGACGACGATTATATTTCGCCAGCTCAAATGAATAAACAGATAAAGGAACAAGTTACAACAGTTTTTAACATCATTATTAGTGTGCTGTCCGTTATTGCTGCTATTTGGTATTGGACAAAATCATCTATGGTAGTATCACCGGAAtatagaatattattatgcCTGTTTTTTGGGATCTTAGTACTTGTTGCAGAAGTTGTTGTTTATAACAGTTATTTGAATAAGATCGAAACTGCAAAAACTACAGAGAGAGcaaagaaagagaaaatatCTGTAATTGAGAGAattgtaatataa